CTTTTCCAGTTTGCTCTGACTGGCATAAATTGTGGGTTTTTAGGTGTCTAGCTCACTGTTTTTCCGGCCGAGGTGGCTTGCCAAGATAAATGAATACACATTAAAAGGCTGTGGTGTACTATACATAGATGCACCACGTCCATTGCACTCGCTGGCTTCCCCTATGCTTAGACTTGATTCCGATGTCTGACAGAAACTGGAAAGTGTTTTGAATACAACCACGTATTGGCCGGAATGGCTTCAGGCTCGAAATCAAGATCTTTCAGCTCGATGACTGGTTATTAAACCGTAAGTAAGGActacttaaaaaatattgggtaaatgatttaaaattaaatgcatttaagccATTGAGATATTAATCAATACAAATAACTTACAAATCCCAAACTGTATTGATCTTGACATTTAGTTAAAAAGGCACTTTTACTATGCGTTGTAGGACGCTAATAAAAGCGTCTAGCTGTTTTGCAAACCAGGTCCATTCGCCCATTCATAAGGCGATAACCGAACTGGGATTAGGGCCAGCTGAGCTCTCTACCATCGCCAGCACGAAACCCAACATCCACGCCAACGCGTTATGTTTGGGCCTGGTCAACGTAATGACAGCTTCGCGTGTTTCGGGCCGCGAGTGGATGGCTGCCTTATTGGTGGCTTGGCGGCATTCTGGCTATATCGCTCCACGACTACAAAATGTTCATTCACAAAGTGCCGGCAAGACGCCAACGCATTCGAGGCAAAAACCGCTTATCAAGCTGTCGCTGGCGGTCTGTtgtcacacacaaaaaatggttttgcaacaaataaaacataataatttgCATGTGGGCTGCGACTTGGAAACGTGGTTCAATCATTCAAAAAATCAGCTTATAAGCTTtgggacatttttttttggttgttgttgttctatTGGAATTTATTCTATTCCTATTCTAATACCCAagatttttatgattttcctCTATCCCAAGCATGATAttcattgcatttatttaaatctatAAAATGACGATATCACGGAAAAAGTAATACAAATGGTATTATTAATAAAGGTATTCCAGATATTCTAAGAACTAGATGACATTTTGTTTACCTACATATAATTATAGGGAGTGTAACGAGTACTTTCCAACATAATAAGCTCAAACCTATTTTTGGTCAAAccaaatttattatttattttacattgcATGTGGAGTTGAACTCAGTATATGTTtggcaaaattaaataaaagttggcAAAAATAGCGAAAATCGATTTCCGTTGAGCTATTGTTCGTGTTGTGCTTCGCcgtgttgtttttatttgtgcatTTCCTGGCTTTTCCGTTGGCATTGTCTCGTTCGTTTACCTTTTTGCACTGCTATTCATGCAATTACCGTGGCCCAGAGCCGGCTTCTTTTGGgtattttgcattaaaatcgattttgcaattgacattttgatgattatacctgttactcgttgagtaaaagggtatactagattcgttgaaaagtatgttacaggcaaaagaaaatctttccgaccatataaagtatatatattctttattataTCCGTCTGTGCGATTGATCTCAAAAGCTGAAATGCTTAGATTatgcatgcagactccagaggcatagacgcaacgcaagtttgttttcccattttgccacgcccagtctaacgctcacaaaccgcccaaaactgccacgcccacacttttgaaaaatgtttagatattttttcagaaatgtattagtattgtatatttctttcgcccacaaaccgccaacaactgccagtgtgaaaatttctccttcgcacttccactatctgagtaacgggtatcagatagtcggggaacttgacaatagtattttcttttgtttttacgtTGTGTTTGGCACTAATTTCTGCCCAGTTGCGCAAAAACTGAAAGTTAAATGCAACTGTTGTTGACATTTGGGCTGTATGAATAATCTATGCTTCCTTGGCTCCTGTGATTTGCTCACCAAATGGGAACATTATATGTCTTCATCAAGACGCCTCCTGATGCTTTCGATCTTTGTCTGCCTGACTCatcttgcttttgctttcaaTGTCATTTATTGTGTAATTGAAGCTTTACTATGGGCAAAACCtagccaaaacaaaacgaaaactcgttttcgcttttattgACCATTTGCGCGTCCTCACTCGCTATTTTTTCTCTTCAAGAAAGAAGCACACATAAAGTCTTCGGCTGCCTTTTACGGCTGCTTCTTAACAATCTGCTGCCGTTCGGCCATCGTGACACTGATACTTGGCCAGAAACCAGCAGCATCGCTTTGTGGTCTTGACCAAATAAGTTTGTTGAACAGGATTGTGTGACAAAAACCCATGTTGGAGCcattttagctttttggtTCACTCTCTGGACAATGGTTATACGGGCAAGAATTTGTGGGATTATTGACTaaagtttccatttccaatgtATGGTGACTTTCTTCTGCACTTCAGGAATCTTATTAATTAgcaaattttttaattcagatgaatattaattaaagttaatCCCGAGGGGATTGGTCGGTTCTGTTTTCAATCGAGACATATGGATCTCACCCACTTTCATTACATTAAATGTGTCTCTTACTTTGCTTATTCGTTCATGTCATGTTTGGTATGTTTGCTCGTTGAATTTGCACAATAATTTTCTGCTTTATTCGCATTTAACGAAATGCGCAGACAACAAAAGTTAAACTCAATTAGATTTAATCCAGCGAAAAAACGATGACGATATGAACTTTGAACTTCTGGGCTAATGGAATAAAGAACGATTCCCATTTTAATGTGAAAACACGCGGATAATTGTATatcgaatataaataattacattatTAGTTCAGTTACTAGGTTGGAAGGTGTCTTCTTTTTAGTCCTGCAACTTTCAATTTCTGTCATCCAAGTCTAATTTTCTCACAGATAAgaggtttttttttactttaaaggGATGCCCCTCGAGTTTCGCTTGAATTTGGATCAAATATGGCGGTAAAACCTTTGACTTGGTTCCAAGTACTAACTTAAGGggtcaaaatattttatacaattgTTTCACTAATTTATTATCTTTTCCTGTTGCAGAATACGTCGCCCCTGTGGGAGGACTTTGTGGCTAAGGCCGGAAAACTACACACTTGCTTAAGGTAAGTTAACTTTGGGTGTAAATCGGTTGCTTCATTCTGGAGAACGATATTTCATCAGCAGCCAGCTAACGAGCAACAGTTACAAAACTCTAGAACGAGAACTGCGTGTTAATAAACTCAATGTTCGTTTTCCTGAATTCGTCTTTACGCTTTTCACTTCCTCGCACTGCGGCGTATATAATGTGAGGcgtatataatttttttgtgctctttctgctgttgctgaatTTGTTGGTCGTTGGGTAGAGACCACCGGCACAGACTTCgggcatttgtttgttttattttctctgtgGTTTTAATGCTTAGACTTGGCCCAAATATTCTCGCGGACGAGGGTCCCCGCGGCAATGTCTGGCCAAAGTATATAGCCGCCGAATAGCGGTTGCATTAATCACTACCCCAAGTCCTATTGACCGAGTTCAAATCACGGGACTTGCCAAAACGCGCTTCGAGTGTTTGCCCACTGCGCTTGACACACATCTTGACCGATTTCCCGCAAGGTGAACCCGCCCGGATCAACACGCCCAGATGGGTACCACTTTTGTATACCCTAGATGTGGGTATTAAGCATTATTTACCATGGTTCCAATCATAAAAGAATTACGATTAAGTATATTTCACGCGATAGGGTATTCAAGGCTTCAGATACCACAGGTACTGTGTATgtttagtgtttttttttcctagcTGGCTCCTAATTGAAATATCGCCCACGGGCAAGTGGAGAAGATGTTTATTACATCTAGCTGGCTGGGCCCACAATAATAATGATGTTGCATTTGCTCTCCTCTGTTCACAGGGCCGCCATCCAGGCAATCGCCGCCTATTTGGATGCCTTCCAAAAGATAGCCGATGCGGCGACCAACTCAAGAGGTAAGTTCAAACCGTGGATTCGTCTGCGTGAAAATACAATACGGTGGAATCCCCTTCACCGCCGGCTCGGGTACTGTATCTCTTTCCGCTGCTCATTATTCATGGGTCTATTCGCAGTCAGCGGCGGTCATCGATCTGATTTGTATACACATTCATGCTTTCGATGTTTACGTTGTCGATTCTCCCTTTCTGCGTTCGAATGGCGATGTTGCTATTCTCTCTGACCTCACGCATTTCGTTGGTTttgctatttatatttatttatcgaGTGCCCGATTATGCAATGTCCGACGTCCGATTCTCGCAGCCCACCTCAGTCCGGACGGGAAATGCGATGCCAGATGGGAGAGCTGTGGTCGTTATTAGACTAGCAGCTTGAATATAGTACAACATGTGGCTGTTCCAttgacatttttcattttttatactCCTTTTTATACTCTCTTAACGCCCTTTCATGGATTTGGTGTGTGGCTGGTGCTAAGTGCACATGCTCGTGCCAACCCCTTTGGCAAGAGAAGCCTGCTCGCTTGGTCGTTTGCACTTACTAAATGGTTTCATTAGCTTTAGTGGTTACTTGGCTCAGTGCGGTCAAGCATCGACACATGTGTCCGTTCTCCCTTAGAGGCGTTCCAAATGCAACTCGAGTCTAAGTTTAAGATTCTTGATTCGCACTTGGCACACGGTCAACATGAGGGGTCCTCAAGGTGGTGGGTTTTCTGGGTACCCagctcatttggaatttgagGCAAGTGGTTCTGAGAGCCGGCCTTTCAAAGGAGACTCAAAAAGCTACTGCCTATTTGGCATATAAGTACACATCAAACGAGGATGGAAAAAGTTATTATATGATTCGGAGGCAGTCCGAGATAATCGGGCCGCCTGTCACTTGCTGGTGATATGCAGAcacagaagcaggagcagtagCAGTAACTGGTGGCCTGACCAGTTGTCCCGGATCCGACTTTGAATCGAACTGTGGCATGGCATAATGGGCACACACGGGACTTGGGACTTGGGACTCGGGAGCTAAGTCTGGAGAAATGGAGTCCCGATTCGTGTCGCATGCAATGTTGTCTGCTGCGCCTCCAAATTGAAACGACAGCCCATGGCGTGCGATTGTTGCTGCATGCTCTAAACATTTCCGCTGCCAGCTTAATTATTCGTGCTCCGTGGATGAATGGTTGTTCCCCTCCagtaatttaatttggcaacTGTTTAATATTGCATGCTTACATGCTTAATTTGGGTTACGAAACATACCAAGCAAGGTTCTAGGCAATTGATGGCGAAACAAGTGGAAAGTGAAACCTATTGTCTTATATAAGCTAAGTTCAATACATACATGTTAACTTCTTGAATAAAATATTGGATTTTAACATTTCGGGAAAGTTGGTATTGAAtgataaaatcaaattcaatgtCCTGTTTAAACTTGCTTCGCCACATGACAAAATGATCACTTGTATTCCCTTGATTGCAGGCGCCTCAAAGGAGATCGGCACCGCCCTGACCCGTGTTTGCCTCCGACACAAGGCGGTGGAGACACGTCTGAAGACCTTCACCAGCGCCATTATGGATTGCCTGGTGCAGCCGCTGCAGGAGAGGATCGAGGACTGGAAGCGCACGGTGGCCACCATCGACAAAGACCATGCCAAAGAGTACAAGCGCTGTCGCAGTGAACTGAAGAAGCGCTCCAGCGACACCCTGCGCCTGCAGAAGAAGGCGCGCAAGGGTCAGACGGACGGTTTGCAGTCCCTGATGGACTCGCACATGCAAGATGTCACCCTGCGCCGTGCAGAACTGGAGGAAGTCGAGAAGAAATCCTTGAGGTCGGCCATGGTGGAGGAGCGTCTTCGCTACTGCAGCTTTGTCCACATGCTTCAGCCAGTGGTGCACGAGGAGTGCGAGGTCATGTCAGAGTTGGGTCACCTACAGGTGCGTAGAGCGGTGCTTACATTGTGTGCTCAGTGACTAATAAAGTTTTTTTACAGGAAGCCATGCAGTCAATTGCGCTAGTAACCAAGGAACCCAGTGTCCTGCCCCAGGCCTCCGAGGAGCTAATTCACGACGCTAAGGCCAGCATTAATCTGTACCCGGAGTCTCCAGGTGGCGGTTCCGGCTCGCAGGGCGGCGGCTGCTCCAACTCGCTGGGTTCCCGAAAGAGCTCCGTCTGTTCCATCAGCAGTATGAACAGCAGCGGCTCGAGCAATTCTCCCGGTCACCATCACTATCCGCGCTCCTTGTCGCAGGTGCGTCATGTCACAGGGTTTCGTAGATGCCCATCATCAAACCCACATTTGGCATTGTGGCGTCCGctcatttcttgtttttcatcAATGGTCTTTTGTGttccgttttcgtttttttagTTTGTAACGCCCGCAATTCGCTTGAAACCTGGTGAATCCAGTGATAGTGGCTTTTGCTCATCGCCAGCTCTAACAACACaggttttcatttctttttcttccgTTCAATTTTACCCAATTACAAAGACTTCTCCAAGTTATCTTTAACTGCTTTGATTTTACTGACGGCTTTGCTGATTCTCCACAGACCTCGAATGCAACGAATCAAACGGCAAATGTCTCAACCTGGCCCCCACATTCCCAGGATGGCGTAGACACACTGCCACCGACCGCTGACCGTCCGCACACCATTTCGACGGCATACGAAAAGGGTCACCAGCGTCCTCCACTGACCGTCTACACGTTCCAAAACCCGGAGACCATTCACGAGTCGGGCAGCTGCTTGAACAACGGAACCGCAGCCCCGAATGGACAGCCCCTGTCCGGACAAACCACTCCGGCCACTCAGAAATCACCGGCTGCCTCACTTAGTCGGCCTCCCTTGCCAGTTGTAAGTAGGGAGTAGTCATTAAATCAAACAACAATTTATAAagggtttttgtttattttgtattgttCTGGTCCTTAATCGAGTATTAGGTATTAATTACTTAATAAGAAAAATTTACTTTCCTTTGGTCATGAAAAAGAAAGAGCGGACTTTGTCTAGACTGCTAAAATAAATCGTTTAAACTAAGTTAAAGATAATATTGCATTAACAAAATCGAATACCAGATGCGAAGATTTCAAAACTACAGTATTTATAGATATGATACTTATGTATGTTATGTATGTTGATTGCGCTATGTAGAATCATCTGAATTTGTCTTTAAGTACTAAGTGTATGCAATGTTATGGAAGGAGACAATAGTCGAATAGTCGGGAAACCGTCTATTAACTTTTTACATTCTATTAAGTTGTCTCTCTCGTTGTGTTGGCCGGGATACTCGCCATAGAAGCCAGCCCATGTGGTGAGTATTCCAGAGTCAGAGCCCCACCAATCGTAGATCCAACAGCGCGCTCATCTGCATGCGCCCCGCTAGACCACTGACAACTAGGACCTTTAAGTCGCCTCATCATTAAACCTAAAACATTTAGATTTTCACCGTGACTAACCGATGGCCTTACACACTTTTCAGCGCTGCTCGTCGCTGGAGCGACCCCTTTCGGCCCAGAGTAACCACCGCCAGGGAAGTGGGAGCAACCTGCTGCAGCGCCAGTGCCCCTCGCCGATTCCGGCTCATATCACGAAAGGTAAATGGTGCGCAATGCCTGGCAATTGCCCAGCTTGTCTCCGTGTATTTGTGTGCACGCTTGCCCTTGGCTAATCCCATCAGTCTTACTAATAACCGTGTCCACCCGCATGTCCTTGCTAACATCATCCGCACACAGAGCTGTCCGCAGCACATCAtgcacagcaacagcagcagcagcaaaatcaGCAGCCTCAGACGCCACCCACCTATGTGAACATGTCTGAGTTGGCCACCATGGCAGCTTTGAAGCAAGCCAACCAACAGCAAAAGACCTCTACGCCGCctctgcagcagcagagctCCATTGACTCGGCCTGCTCCCAGCATTCCAACGACTCCTCCGGCTCGcatcagctcctccagcagcagcagcaacatccatCGCAGCAAAATCACCACTCAGCCACTGCCACACGCTCCCATTCCATATCCTCGACGGCTTCGTCACTTCACTCGCATCCGTCGATCGACTCCACCGTCGCTTGCGGCTCGCTGGTGGGCCAACACAACcacagcaccagcaccaacacGAACACCAACACCACCTCGCCGTCCAGTGGCAGCTCCACGCCACAGAACCATTACTCGCCCCTGCTAACCAACTCCCCCACGTCCACTGCCGCAGGTACTCCCAGTGGCAGCAGCTTAGGTCCTGGGCCCGGTTTGGGATTTGTCTACCAGGTCAGCTCCCCGACGCCTCCCTCCAGCGAGGTGCTGAAGATCACCGAGCAAACCGCAGCAGGACAGGATCAGAGTACAGCCAACAGCGTAGCAGAAGAGATGGATGAGCGATCAAGGGCCTCTGTCCTGCAGAAGGCTTCAATGTTCGAAAAGGCGGCAGCTGCGGCTGCGGTCTCGCCTCCAGCTTCCATTCAGGTTGCATCCAGTGCCCCAGCTTCGGGAGGCGGAACTCGACGATCAgaggcggagcagcaggaaaTGGGTGAGTTGAATCAGCGACCAGCCGGATCGTTGAAAGCGAAGTGTGTCAATTGATCCTAGCACCCAGCCCACCCAGCACCAAAGAGCACTTTGAACATGAGTCTCCCCTGTCTTCACTTTCATGACTAGcccgtttttatttataattgacAAACATatcgtaaatattttttaacccccaaatttcttttttgtttttccctccCCTTTCTCTAcaaatttttggtttgttgtgTAAATGCAACGGCAACAACTGCATCAAAACCAACTTTAAaccattaattattttttggttttgactTCATGTTCACCCTACCCAAAATCTCTTTCGTCTGTAAACTATTATTCACAATGAACCAACTGcaccacaaaaacaacaacaacaaaactgtCTTCAAATCGATaccaacaaatatgaaaatatgaatttaacaGACAAATCTTTCGAAGATTCAATACAAGCactaaataatttaattggcGAACTAGACTCCTTTCAACGCGAGATAGATGAGGGCAAGGTCAAGCCGCCGAGCAACAACAtaagcggcagcaacaacaatatgaccaccagcagcaacagcagcagcgacaacaacaacctcCCCGCCACTAGCAACATCGAGCCCTGCGCCATCAGCAATCAGACAAACTCGAGCGGCTGTGGAACAGACATATCTGACACCACGTCCGACGAACTGGCCGGCGACGATATGGACGTCAGGCAGCGGGATCGAGATCAGGATCTGCTCGGCGCCAGCGATTCGGAGCTGAGTCGCTGCTATGTGAGCGAGACGAGTTCGCTGACCGGTGGTCTGACGGCCGGCGGCTACGAGAATCCCACATTCGCGCACTTTGCGGCCAATGCGAATAGAGATGACGCTGTTTCCCTGGCCTCCGACAGCGTTTGTCTCGGCCAGCCACGCCATGCCTACGTGGATACTTGTAGCGACAGCGGCAGTGCCGTGGTGGTGATCTACGACCACCAGATTCCCAACACGCCCGACATTGAGTTCGTGAAGCAGAACTCCGAAATTGTAGTGCTGCGGACCAAGGATCCGCAGCCCCACGCGCTTCAGCTGCACGAGATGCGcgagctgcagcagttgccCGCGAATTTAGCCGCTTCACCGGACTCCTCGCCGGACTCGGCCGCTGGCCAGGCGCCACCAACAGCAACTGTGGCGCCCGCCAAGCAGCGACTCTCCTCGTTTCGCGCCACCAGTGAACAGCAGTTGCAACTCCTCGGACGCGGCAGTCCGCAAAGAGGTAAAACACCCAGTGAGCAGGTGGTACAGAGCAGACCACAGGACCAGCATTATCCACAGACACATCAGCAGGATATTGATGGCAGTAGTCCACCAGTAGAAATTGCAAGGCGCCAGCTGCCCCCCAAGCCCACCAGCTTGAGCGTTTTTAACGGCCCCGTCCCCACTGCGGGCGATAGGCCTGTTGTGCCTCGAAAGTCGGATTTTAAGGCCGATCTAGATGCTAAAATACGCAGGCAAAAGCAGAAAGTTaaacagcagttgcagcagcaacagcagcaagaaacgcagcagcagcagcaagcaccACAAGAACAGCAACACTCACCACAGTCGCCCCAAACCAGAAACTGTAATGTCACTAATCAACAAGCCGCCAGTATTACTGAATTTGCATCTGCAACCGCACCAGCATCCACAGACCCGTACCCGCATCAAAATCATAGAATGCCAAACCAAAATCAGACAGCCACATCCAATCACAAGCAGTGCAAGACGACCACAATGGCATTGTCACCGTCATCACCTCGCGGCCATCTGCCATTATCACCGTCATCGCTATCGTCATTACCATTACCAGCCACCAATTCATCACCATCAAATGGTCGGTCATCGATGTTGTCCGCCAGTGACCGACCACCCGATCATCCATATGTGTGCTCGAATGCTCCAGCCAATCCCCACCATGCCAATAGCATTACAAATGCCAATGTCAATGCCAATGCCCAGCTCAAGCCGTGCATTACGCCCCGGCCGGCTTCGTTGTCGGGTTcgttttgttgatttttgatttttatggttttggtttttgattcCTTTTTTTTGAATACGTTCTTACTTAGTTGTACTTTGCAAATATCCTTATTATTTGTGCTTGCCAAAGTAACTTCACGTGGTTATtggttttttcgttttgctaTAAGTTCGATGTGGTAACCTTTCTCGCGCTAAGCACTAAGCTCATACCATCAAGTCACAATCATTAAGTTCAGATCATCAACAGACAACTCAAAAACAGCATGATACTGCCACTAACTGCTCAATGCTTAATCACTAATCAGATTTGATCAATTGTAACTACAATCTTTTcacaaaattgcattttgcgaAATCGCTTGAATTAGGGGAAATTTCTTTTCTACATGAATTTATATCGGAAGTGCCATCACTGCCATTAACGTTTTTCCACTCGCTTCGGGGTCACCATTATGATTCACAGCAGACCGAGAATTTTCATAACTTTTTCGATCAGCAGATCCTAACTCTGCGTCTATCTCTAACTTCTGGTATTAGATGGTGTCCTGTGTTTTGTGTGCCAAGTGTATAACTGATTACTGTACATAAATGTGAATAACAGCATAAACCAATGACTTGATGCGCAAAATGACCGCCTTACTTACTATGATTTTTACTTTTCCTAGGAGGAGCAGCCAGCGGTGGCTCCACGCGCATCGGACGTCGCTCGTCCATCAATCAGGCCAAGCCACCGCCGCCAGTTAGACGCAGTTCGTCGGTGACCCCCAGTCCCAATGCCTCGGTCGGGGTAAGTTAAAACGATTAATTACACCCTACACCCAACTAAGTTAGTCACTTAATATAAGGTAGTCGCTAAGCCGCTCAACTCTGGGTCACACACTCTTCGGTTTTCATTTTGCTATTACTCTTTAACTTATGATTTAATTACGCaacgcagctgcagcagcaaccacagcacGCGACTCTGTCGCAGCAGAATCACCAACTAAGCAGCTCCAGCGAGCACTTACCGCCACCCCCGCCATTCATGCTGGACTCTATGGCCCAGATTCCCAGCTCAGCGCTGAAAGTATCGGAGACGGTAAGAGCCCTGGCAGCCATGCGGCACCATCCAGCATCACCCGTGTCACTCAGGCgcatgcaacagcaacagcaccagcttcagcagcaacagcagcaacatgtgcagctgcagcaacccCTATTGCAGGTGTGTGCACGCTAGGCCAGTTCCCATCTGTACCAAAATGTTAGAATTCCTACACTCACCTGGCTAATTGACTTTGCAACCTAACTGGgtacaatattttttataattctcAAGTGTCACAGGATCCATATGCCTATCACTAATCGTAAACTGTAGGACTTTTAGTAGCTTTGCTAACGTAAAAATAATAGATTTTTAGCATGCCTTTCCTCTAACCTGAGCTTAGTtccatatattttcttatgtCAGCATCAATAGCATACCTTACGTGTCGAAGAATACAAATGTAGGTATATTTTGAGCTCATTGGGCAACGCTTTAAacttgaaatacattttggaTACTCAAGAATTATTCCCCAATAAAAGacagtatatttatattctttggGCCTATCTAGTGCTCGAGAGACCCACcttcaattgattttcttGCACTActtatcatttcattttatttcaacttACGTTTGCTTTACCACTACCACACACAAACCGAAACCCTTATACCCCACGTAGTCTGCGCACAACTCCCCCTCGAAAGATGACCTGACCGTAATCCACGACTATTTGGATCTGCACGCATATGCTCAGGCCTTGGCCACGGGTCAACAGCCAGGCGGTCAGCAGATGGCCAACCCGCATCGCTTTTttcaccagcagcaacatcagccaccgccgccgcctgtCTATCAAGTCGATGCCGTAAGTGACCAGCGGGTATCTCGCGGGCTAACTAACCTAAACTAACAGCTGTCTTCGTCTGGCCTAAAACGTCTGCCCTCCTTCCAGCTTAGTTGTAATGCTATATTCATAGATAACTCTAGAGCTTAGCTTTGGTCGTGTTTTGGCTAAATTTTAATTAGCGCCCGTCTTCCTCTCTTTTTTCTCATGCCACAACCACACGATCACTGACATACATTCACGACCAGACATTCCGCACCTCATCACCAGCCGCGGGCGGAGGGGGTGGCGGCAGCATATACGCCCAGCCCAAACTGGTCAACAGCATGTCAAGCTTCCGCACCAGCAGCCCCAGTCCCAATGGACATGCTCACCCACTGCCACCGACACAGCCAAAGGCGAATCCGAACCTAATTGCACAGCTCAATGCACGACTCAGcggcaaacagcaacagcagcagcaggtcgAGGGGATCTACGGCAACCAGCAGGCGCCCGGGGGAGAGTCTATCTACATGCGGAGTGGCTTGCCCATGtcgcagccgcaacagcagcaacactatGACGGTAAATCTGAACAAATCcagctgcaccaccagcaacagcataGAATTTACGCTAGTTTCGGCACCTCATCATCACCAATGTCATCGGCCCAtacggccagcagcagcactaaACCGTCCATTCTAACACCGACCACCTCATTCAATGCATTGCCTCACTTTCCCCTGTCTTCATCCACATCATCGTTGCTCTCCAAAGTCAGCTCATTCTCGAACTCTTCATCCGCATCCCCACCAACAATGGCAGCGGCCCCTGGTTCGGCCAATTCGCATTATCAGCCACCGCAGCCGCCGAATGCAGCAGTTGCTAACAGCAAAGACATGGCCACCTACTCAAGTTCGTTTACCAAAAATACAGCAGCTGCGCAATCGCCGAACATGAGACAGGCTCATTCccatcagcaccaccaacagccgcagcagcactACACTTGTCCGCCTCCTCTGGAGGAtcccccaccgccgcccattTACGCCGCCAGTGCATCGGCCACGATGCCCAAGAAGGTTGTCCGTCCGCCCACTGGCCAGAACACGTCTCACTCGAGCGCCTA
This genomic stretch from Drosophila teissieri strain GT53w chromosome 2L, Prin_Dtei_1.1, whole genome shotgun sequence harbors:
- the LOC122611437 gene encoding mucin-4 isoform X12, which translates into the protein MDLSLERDSSALGSLFQQIINDMKNTSPLWEDFVAKAGKLHTCLRAAIQAIAAYLDAFQKIADAATNSRGASKEIGTALTRVCLRHKAVETRLKTFTSAIMDCLVQPLQERIEDWKRTVATIDKDHAKEYKRCRSELKKRSSDTLRLQKKARKGQTDGLQSLMDSHMQDVTLRRAELEEVEKKSLRSAMVEERLRYCSFVHMLQPVVHEECEVMSELGHLQEAMQSIALVTKEPSVLPQASEELIHDAKASINLYPESPGGGSGSQGGGCSNSLGSRKSSVCSISSMNSSGSSNSPGHHHYPRSLSQFVTPAIRLKPGESSDSGFCSSPALTTQTSNATNQTANVSTWPPHSQDGVDTLPPTADRPHTISTAYEKGHQRPPLTVYTFQNPETIHESGSCLNNGTAAPNGQPLSGQTTPATQKSPAASLSRPPLPVRCSSLERPLSAQSNHRQGSGSNLLQRQCPSPIPAHITKELSAAHHAQQQQQQQNQQPQTPPTYVNMSELATMAALKQANQQQKTSTPPLQQQSSIDSACSQHSNDSSGSHQLLQQQQQHPSQQNHHSATATRSHSISSTASSLHSHPSIDSTVACGSLVGQHNHSTSTNTNTNTTSPSSGSSTPQNHYSPLLTNSPTSTAAGTPSGSSLGPGPGLGFVYQVSSPTPPSSEVLKITEQTAAGQDQSTANSVAEEMDERSRASVLQKASMFEKAAAAAAVSPPASIQVASSAPASGGGTRRSEAEQQEMDKSFEDSIQALNNLIGELDSFQREIDEGKVKPPSNNISGSNNNMTTSSNSSSDNNNLPATSNIEPCAISNQTNSSGCGTDISDTTSDELAGDDMDVRQRDRDQDLLGASDSELSRCYVSETSSLTGGLTAGGYENPTFAHFAANANRDDAVSLASDSVCLGQPRHAYVDTCSDSGSAVVVIYDHQIPNTPDIEFVKQNSEIVVLRTKDPQPHALQLHEMRELQQLPANLAASPDSSPDSAAGQAPPTATVAPAKQRLSSFRATSEQQLQLLGRGSPQRGKTPSEQVVQSRPQDQHYPQTHQQDIDGSSPPVEIARRQLPPKPTSLSVFNGPVPTAGDRPVVPRKSDFKADLDAKIRRQKQKVKQQLQQQQQQETQQQQQAPQEQQHSPQSPQTRNCNVTNQQAASITEFASATAPASTDPYPHQNHRMPNQNQTATSNHKQCKTTTMALSPSSPRGHLPLSPSSLSSLPLPATNSSPSNGRSSMLSASDRPPDHPYVCSNAPANPHHANSITNANVNANAQLKPCITPRPASLSGGAASGGSTRIGRRSSINQAKPPPPVRRSSSVTPSPNASVGLQQQPQHATLSQQNHQLSSSSEHLPPPPPFMLDSMAQIPSSALKVSETVRALAAMRHHPASPVSLRRMQQQQHQLQQQQQQHVQLQQPLLQTFRTSSPAAGGGGGGSIYAQPKLVNSMSSFRTSSPSPNGHAHPLPPTQPKANPNLIAQLNARLSGKQQQQQQVEGIYGNQQAPGGESIYMRSGLPMSQPQQQQHYDAAAQSPNMRQAHSHQHHQQPQQHYTCPPPLEDPPPPPIYAASASATMPKKVVRPPTGQNTSHSSAYAAASTTATLPRNMMQQQQRLQQQQYQQPASIGIGNGNGHLGQRPQLPLPQQKLRAAQQQHLAEQQHQQQQQHQLQHQQHQQRQPAIPSRHSSVQQKIFVSTNPFIQTTAVKFHSPSASPTCGSPVTGSGSLASIYATTSRGGHHHQQQAQQQHYYRDAAGGNSNGGAAHYNHNAHAHSPAHHPNYATSTNIEKTGSIRTKTKAEFLENLNAKLAKQGMSGRAFAVRNLINSKALMYQNPQKLSRPSAQYRRPPTYPNTSSSTNATCEDQC